ATGTTCAATTACAGAGCAAATGTCCGCCGACAACATAACGAATATAAGAATACCCTCGGTTTTTGTAGGCCACACGACCGGTAAAGCACTGGCCACCTACTTTACTCCCGATGTGGTGCTTATCATTAACGATGAGCTGCCCTTCAACATCAATACCCAGCTAATATTGCCGTTCTCCATTCTGATTGGTATGTGCTTCATCATTATGGTAAGAGATCTAAAGTTTTAACGCTGTTTTCTATACTAACTGCATTTCCTTCCCCGTCAGGTTATCTATATGATCTACAAGTGCATCCGCGAGCAGCGCCGCTTGCGTCGCCATCGACTGCCAAAGAGCATGCTAAAGAAGTTGCCAGTGCTCCGATATACCAAGAACAATGCAAACAAGTACGACACTTGTGTGATCTGTCTGGAAGACTTCATCGAGGACGATAAGCTGCGCGTGCTGCCCTGCTCACATCGTAAGCTTtagttaaataatttttgaatatttttttttttttaatatcacaTTAACAGATAAATTGCCTAATGCAAATGAATTCGATTTTAATTGCAGCCTATCACACGCACTGCATTGATCCCTGGCTTACCGAAAACCGTCGCGTCTGTCCGATTTGTAAGCGCAAGGTTTTTACGAAGGGCGAAGCGCGTGCAAGTCGGAGTCGACAGCCTTCTTTGGATAACGTCACGGATACGGATGACGACACAacgccgctgctgcagcaacagcagtccAATGGCAGACAGATGGGCCATGTGAGCTCTGCTACTTCGGCTGCTGGAACGGCTGCTGGGAGCAGCTCGAGTGTTGCGGCGGCAGGTGTCGCCGGAACCACGCGACATGGAACCTTCCGCCGTGGAGACGCTGGCCGAAATCCGTTCGAGGAGTCCCAGAGCTCTGACGATGAGAACGGTACGTCTGCTGCCGGAATCCATTATTTGTTGGCTTAAATAACTAATTAAATTGCTTGTACAGCTCTGCTGGACTCTACTGTGCATCCGGCCACATCTTCTGGAGCACACGAACGCATTAATCCCTTTGATCGTGCTCCGAATCTACCGGCCCACCTAGCCGAACAGTTTACTGAGAGACGTCACTCGGTCTGGTCGAGAATAAATTTTGGGTAAGAAATGCACTGGTAGATGAATAATGAATACACTACCAAGTAtactaataattattttctaaGTATGCATAGATTTTACATTAACTATATTGTTTATTGCTTTCCCTAGCTCGTTGTTTCGCCGGCAGCCGGCTGTTATTAGTGTGGCGGCGCCACCCTATCTGGAGCGCGTTGAGTCCGGTACCAGTGCCATGGGTCTGCCGGTGACGGGGACAATTGCTGTAGCCTCGCCCGCATCGAACAACATCCTCAATCCGAATTTAAGCGGATCCTTCAAGGACGAAGACGATATGCCACCGCATCGGTCGATCTACGAACCGATAGCAATCAGCACGCCTGCAAATGACTCAGCAGCAGTCGACGATTCGGCGTTCCTGCAAACGCCCACGCAAGGCGGCATAGGCGTGGCCGCCCTGCCGCATAGCGCATCCGATCGCCAGTTTCTCATATGAGGCGAGTTAGTTCGCTGCAAGTCCTTAGCCTGTATGTTGTAGGTGGTCGGTCGTCGATCCCCGAACCATGAGCCCAGCCCGGTTCGGAGTTGTTCATTTGTGTTCGCGATCAGTGCTGTGGCTGCCAGCttctttgttttaaacaattaacaaatgtttattattaatattaataaatatgtagcCGAACCTTGTGTTGGACTGTGCGCTGTCCTCCTTCCTGGGCACCCACCCACAAAAACCCACTCAGACacgaaacacacacacacgtcaTTTATACGCGTATACAAAttgtgatttattttatatacattttacaatTAACCCAATTGGCATACAAAATACCGCCTCGCCTACAAACTCCCAACCAAAAATCTAAACAATAGATGGAAAAGATAAATACAACGTAACCACATCTAAGATTAAATTGTTTACCTGATTCGCATTAATTATTgattcaaaaaccaaaatatattCAAGCAACACTCTGCACACCTATTAAGCCGATTCACGTTTTAGTTAAGATGGTTCTTTTATTTCGATTATTTTGAGAACTGCTTTTCAAAACCAttgcaatgaaaataattcaatcaaataattaaGAGGCACTGGCCTGTATATTGTACATTATTCTCGATTTAACTAATTTTAAGTTTACTATATAGCATATGAATCTTAAATCCAATGATGTAATAAAATGTCTAcccatctttttttttggagagCAGAGGTTTTCAAATATGatcaaattatatttcaagTCAAAATCGTTGCCACACTCCACTAAAAGTAGGAAACTTAAGCTcttgtttgtgtttaatttatctcaaaaataattaaatacgCAACAAAAAATGCTGTTCACATgataacaaaaacatttaGGGCATAgatgcaaatataaaatgctGTGGCAGTGTaatctaaatttaatttacgaTCAACAAAATAAACGTAATGGACATAAACTAATCAATCGTTTTtcttaataatataaaagttcTTGGCTGTGGTATATGTCAAAAAAAATTGTAGTAAATAAAGCCTAATTTGATTCAAAACTAAGATTTTGTGTTCGCCCCATTCCTAAGCACTTTATGGAACCCGGGAAACGTAAtcagtttatttaaaaaaaataaaacaggaGAGAACGTTACATTTTGAATTGATCAATGGAATGAAAAAGTAGATACTTACCtatatatttggaaaattacaTCATGTAAATTATGTGCAATAATTATAAAGTGCAATTCCAAAAGAGGCAATActggtttttaaaaaactttccCGCAAtgaacaaaattttaatttatacaaactttcattttatatattttcaattattttatagtattgttaatattttatatcgGTAATACATAAATTATGTATATTCAAATATAGTTGAGTAATGCACGGAGACTTGTCAGCATTTTCAAGTTATTATACGTATAgtttaaatcaattttgctAGATTTGATGCAAGAGTGTTGTGTGATGATTATATGTGTGAAAAAGAGTATGAATGTTTTGTACAGTTTCTCGGGTGTGTTTGTTGTGATAATTGATACAATTTCAGttaaaaattattgttataaTCGTTATCGATAAGCTATATACAACATATGCACTTTAGAACTTAGTATAACTAAAGAACGTGTTAACTACCCGGTAGATGAGAAGGTGGCCACCAAGCTTACGTAGTTTACTTGACCACCAGCGATTGCTTGAGATGCCGCACCAGCCCGGACCCAATGTCCTGAACATCCGGCCATTGTCTTATTACAAAGATGACGAAACAAATAGacaaaaatgttgtgagaaCGCGAACCCTAgaaatcagcaaaaaaaaatatataaatagtgCTCATCGTGAAATAGTAGTAGTCAGAAGTAGTTACCTCGTTTTGAGAAAAGGCATTATGATGCCTGCAGCGGTGGCCACAAGCAGGAGCACCACTTGCAGTATCGTTAATACCACATTGATGAGTTTCACAACCAAAGCCCGCGCATTCGAATTGTCAATGCCCTCGACGGTGACATATTGTTGCTGCGACATGTGCTCCATTTTTGATATCTGTAAAAAGTGCTCACTTAGACTCGGTTTGCATTTGGCGCGATTGGGGTTTGGGGGGTTGGGGCTGGAATCCCCAAGCGTTCAAAACTTACCCTTGTTTGACAGTTCTCGAGCACTTCATTGACGTCACGTAGTCTTTCATCGCTTTGGTATTGTACTTTCTCCTCCATGTCGGCAATCGTTTGCTTCAGATTCTCAATTTCATTCTGTCAAACAAAGGCGGCAAAGCATAAGCACGAATGTCGGGCAAACTGCCAAAGCGTCAGCCAAGTGAACTACGAACCTGATGTAATTCCGTCAAGTCATTGATTTGCTCCTCGAGTCCCTCGGCACGATAGCGTTCACTTTCGAGTGTGGCGGTCAGATTGTTGAATTCCTTTTGGCTCGTCTACCGAAAACAGAAATATTAGTCGTATTAGCACAGCGATTTCGCTGGTTTCCCAAAAGAGCGCGTACCTCGAGTCGTTCGATTCGCTCCTTGAGCTTCTCGTTCTCGGCCTTTCGCTCGGCCAGCTCAGTTAGCAATGTCTTCAGCACTATGTGATACTGGCTGGCGCCCGACTGGCTTTTACCAGACCTATTagcaaatttaataaacatcGTTCGTTAGGTTCGTTCCAATCTTTGTCTATTAACCAATCCTGAGCTGCACTTACCCTCCCGGTATACTTTCGCTAGTTACGCTGCTGCATTCGCTGCCATTGTCACTGTTGAATTTTCCCGTACCGCTTCCCGTTCCGGTGTTGTTGTTCTGGCCGCCGCCACCCGAACCCGTCGAGGTTCCGGCTCCAGGCACTTGCTGCAAACGCTCGCTGGCCAAAACATCGGTATTGGTAGATTGCATGCCCTGTAGCTCGGCTTCGCTCATCTGGTTGATGTTGTCGGCGCTGCCAAACTTGTTCTTGATCAGGTGCGCAAACTCCCGTGGCTTGGACATCACCGACCCGGAGAAACCGGTGATCCCATCGCGGATGTTGCCTCCCACATTGCGAAGACCCTGGCCGACATCACGCAGCACCTCGCGCGGCTGACGGTGCTGGCTCTTCGTGTGGAATTGATGATTCTGCAAATCCTTGGCTCGCTTTGTGTAGTTGTCCAGCTTTTTCTGCAGTTGCGAGATATTGTGTGCGCTTTTCTGGTTCTTCTTCTCAAAGACAGCCTGTTGAATAGTATCACATTGATAGCCATTATTTAATTCCTGTTAAGTGAGATAAGTGGGTGTACATACCTTGAtgcgctgcagctgctgcttgtCTGCACTGGCTGCCAACTTCAGATACTCGTTGACATTAtctaaattaaacaattattacAAATTTAGTTCATACTGTTTAATAAGAGTTCAAATGTGCGAAAGGTTATACTAAATTGCTTGTATAAActttacatattttcatttgatttatctacTTACCGTCTCTGGCAGTTTGCTCCTGTCGGATGGACTCCTTGGTGCATTGGATCTTCGTGTTTAAACGGTCGATGGCCTGGACGCTGGAGCTGCGTTCGTGGCAGCGGCGATGGACTTTCTTGCTGTTGTCGAACTCGTCTGAGACAAAGGACGAGTAGTAGTCCTCGTTACCGGACAGCCGGGAATCCTCCAGACCGCTGCCCGTGCCGGCGCTtccaccgcctccgccgcctcctccaccaccCTGTTGTGGACCCAAGAAATCCGACATGTCGTTGACGCCAACGAGACCGCTGTAGGCCAGCAGACCACCCTGGTCAGAGCCATGCGTGCGTCGTTGTCGCTCGCGACTCCTCCGCCGATGGGTAGGACTGTGGCTGCGGAAGCCACGAGCCACCACCCCGGCGCTGCCCAAACTACCGGTCACCGTGTTGCCGCCGCTGTAGACagccgcctgtgcagctgccactGTGCTGGATGAGGCCGAGGAATTGCTGTTCGTGTTCGCGGAGGCTGCTCCGGATCCGGACGTGGTCGCTCCGGCCGTTGTCGTTGCCGCTGCGCTTCCTCCCCCAGTTCCGCCGGCTGTGTGGGCAGTTGCTCCTCccgctgtggctgctgctgtctgagtggctgccgctgcctcGCTGGCTCGCTCCCGGGACACTAGAGTAGTGTTGCGCATAGAAAGGTACGACTTGGGTTATTTTGTGAGTCTTATCTGCGTTTCttgtcttttttttgttgttaattcTGTTGATCATGAGGTGCTTGAGAAGCAGTACATAGAAGTTTAATTCTTAACGATCATTGTATGGGGGAATGGTGATGTAATGAGTTATCTTCAAGTCGagctcttttgttttatgcgTATTCATTTTCATGAGACAtcattttcttttgtaaatatatttatttttagttggttttagttttaaaatggTACACAAGATTTTTACTCAGTTTccaaaattttatttattttaatttaaaatgttgtaaaCGTTTTTAATAGATTATTCGAATGATGCGTTTGCggtatttaattaaacttgaATTTTATCACAAGATTTAAAATTGCTGATAAAGATGACTTATAGATTTTTTATAATTGGTATGCTTTTGTAAAGTAAAAATAgtctttgttttctttaatttgaattattttttcaatGGGCTTGAAAAGCGCTGAATATTGGTTTATCTAGTTTGATGAATGGATGATGAATAGGCGTTTAAAAgttattgcatttattattGACAGCTCTCTTTCAGACTGTCCGTGTCGCGGAAAGAGACAGACAACAAAGAAGAACAGAGACAAAAGAATCAgggagaagaagaagcagtGGCAGGCAGTTTAGTAGCGTTTAAAACGCGCGTTTCGCTGTGAATAGAACCAAAATAAGTAGTAAAACAATTATGTGAATGAgtgcgtgtgagtgtggtGGCGAAAGTGCATTGAGTGTGTGGCGAACTACTTGCAAAACAACTAGAGTCTTATAATATTTGGTATACCTACATTTATCAATGATTCTGATTGGGGTTGCTTGATTTGCAAGTGTAGCTAGTTAGGCAGGCTAACATTCAACGGTTACAAAGCTAAACAAGGAAAGTATAAAAagatataaacaaaaatatgtaaagtGTGCAATCAAACAAATAACAGATGTTAGGCACAATGAAATGGATAATATAATGACCAAGGCACTCAAAAGGTTGCTATAcattttgcttttgatttataCATTCGCTGTTCGTAAGCTCGTTGCTGCCAAAGTCGTGAAAACATTGCGAATTATGGGCGTATAGGGGGTGTATGGGTTCGGTTTTTGGATTCTGGAAGATGAGTCATCGCTCGACCACAGCCGGGGTGGAAATTCATGGTGAAAACCTTTGGTAGATGAAAATCTGCTCAGCTAACAAACTAGACATTTGCTTCGGAGATGCTTTGAACTTATTTCAAATACGGAGTGAACTTCTTACTGTGAAAGTATACtaacttaatttaatatcatataatatttatatgtttgaTTTAAAACCCCATTCTCCCTACTCTTCATTCTTTACACTACTTCTGCTATAGATATACAGCTgtaaaaactaattaatagCGGAATTATAGTATAAAGTAACAACAAATAACCAGCACTTCATCCAGACTCCCAGATTAGCATTAGCACCGCTGATAAGATGCAGGAAGCTCCGGCTTTAGCACGACCCCAATCATTCCAATTATGCGATTGACTAATGGACCAGAAGGAGCACGAGGAGGGGATAGTGGCTTGGGAGGATtaggaggaggaagaggagtAGGAGGAGTCCGGAGGATTGATAATCGTAATTGATAATTACTTTGCTCGGTGCTGCGGCTGGCAGAGGGTGAGCGACTGGCGCGCAGATTCGAGCTGGAACCGCGGGATGGACGCAGTGGCTTCAGCGTTAGGAAGTCACGATTCTGGTTCGGATTAGGGGCCGCCGCATTAGGCGTTGAGTCCATTATTGCTGGCTGCCATTCAATGACGACGATTTCGCTGCCTgcaagaaaacaacaacagttGCGAATgaataacaatattttcagTACGTACTCGTATTCTAGTGGCAAAGTCTAAAGGTGAATCAACTGTCCGCCAGCTGATAATAATCCCGCATAATGGGattatttcatatatatatacatgtatgtgTCGAATCGCAATCACTTTCGTGTTCTGCATCGCTTTCCACCGCGTCAGCGTAACGTTTTCTGGCCGCGCGTTTAATTCGGGAGCGAGGCATGTCTAACTTCTTCGGCgatcaaaaacttaatgtcaagaacaaatgttgcaataaTGCGTAAAACCCGAGTCTACGCGCAATACCAACACACTTTGGAGACTTACTTCACTCCACATACATtaataccaacacacatacTGGCAATTTTGTCTATTCCTTGCTCGTCCCGTTCTTAGCGGGAATatatctctctccctctcgctcacgcccgcgaccagactacgttcggcagaaacagttatttgccacgctgttgcgaagtagaaaatgcGTGTTCTAAGAAcatgcaaaacgaaagaggcgaacacaaagtagcagaaaacggtcgttatatttgaaattaaaagtaaatctgcGACACGGCCTTCCTGACCTCACACACGTCCTCGTGGGTTAATAATTCATAACGCATTTTCTTTTCTCAATTCATTtacatcattattattttctgtttattctTTAAGCAACTTAACACATTTCTTCCAAGTTTCATTTCTTagttttatcatttaattttaagccaTGAGATCCGGATTACCACCAACTTTTATTCAGAACATACCATATTCATAGTGCTTCTCTGAGAGCGTTTACATTCTTAGTTCATTACATTACTTTCTTCCACTAGCGCACGGTTCATCAAACCGGCCAGTCTATACTCTTATTAGCCTAGAGCACAGCTTACAACTCGACAAACCGGCCAACATACATGGCACACGGTTGACGCAGTCTATAAGCCAGCCAAATAACCAGCACCAACAATCGTTTCCGGGATTCGAACTAATCTGCAATCAAATGGCGAACCACATTAACTCGGGCACCCATCTGAAGAGAAAGTCGTCTCCCGAATCGATCCAAAGGTTTACAAAATCTTAATCAATTTCAAGGTCCCAGCCCTCACTGGCTTGATCCTCATCACAGCCCTCACTGGCTTGATTCACAGCGTCTTTTTCTGCGCCTTCATCTTCTGATTCTGTGGTAATCCCCTTCTCAGGCATACTTCGCAAAAATTCGtgagaatatttataagttctattattgtttaatgCTTTGAGCTTATATCTATCTCCTGGTAGTACCTCGGACACCAAAAATGGGCCTCTAAACTTAGGATCTAGTTTGGTCTGGTGCCGCTCTTCATTTTTGAGTAGGACATGGTCACCAACCTTGTGTCTCACAACAGTAGCTTTATTCTTGTCAAATCTTTCTTTAtcaattttggcatttttttccatgttACGTTTTGCTATTTCTCTAACTTTTTCCACATCGAcagtattttcattatttatgataGGTGTTAGACCAAACGGCCTTGCTTCTTTGCCAATAAGTATTTCTAACGGGCTAACTTTGGTCACTCTATTGGGCGTGCTATTAAGAGCCAGTTGAATTTCACATAAAGAATCCTGCCAAGATCCCTGGCCAGTTTCAACCGCAGTTAGCATGGATTTGAGAGTACTCATAACTCGTTCTACTTGGCCATTGGCACGACTAGCACCTGTGGCGATTAAGTGCAACTCTATTTTCTGAGCAGAGCAGAAATCACGAAACCCTGAACTAGCAAAACTACGTCCTTGATCAGCGATCAATCGAGAAGGGACACCAAATAACGATATTAAAGACCTTACTGCCTTAATGCAACTTATAGTATCTAGCTTTATGGTATGGGATAAGAAGACGAATTTGGTAAATGCGTCTATTAGCACAATTATATATTCCTTCTGATCATTTTTGCCGCTAAGTTTCCCGGTAATATCGACATGAACTGTATGCCATGGGATGTCAATCTTAGGAATGGGATGCAGTTCGGCTTGTATTTTGCCAGACGGGGGCTTTGACAACCTGCAAGTAATGCAATTGTCCACAAATTTGCGAACGTATTTGGACATTTTAtcaaaccaataaaactcgTACATTTTCTCGAGAGTTTTCTCCCAACCAAGGTGCATGATTGACTCGTGGACATTGTTGACAGCAGACCACCTAAATGGCTTTGGGATTATAGGCAAACAACGAGACTTTCCGTTTCTTTGGATTTTCCTATACAGAGTCCCAGACCGTAGTTCGTAGCTTTTAGCCAAATCTCCGGGCAATTCATCATTACGTAATTTAGACACAATAAGAGCGGTTTCTTCGTCTCTTTGCTGTTCGGCCAACAACCAACCATCAGATATTTCTGTCAGATTGATATGCTTTTCCACTATACCTGCTGAATTCCTAACACTTTCTGGAACTGGATTCCGGGACAGAAAGTCAACATGGGCCATACGCTGTCCAGGTCTATACTctatatcaaaatcaaaacattgcATATACGACCACCACCTATGAACCCTGGGAGTTAACTCTATCTTTGTACGAGAGGCCTTAAGCGAATTGCAGTCGGtgaacacaacaaaataacgGCCATGCAAGTAATGACGGAAGTGTTTTATGGAGTTGTATACGGCAAGAGTCTCCAGTTCGTATGAATGGTAACGCGATTCTGTTGATGACGTCATCTTGCTAAAATATTCGATAACTCGAGGCTTCTTTTCAATTCGGTGCAACAAAATAGCGCCATAGCCATCGGCACTAGCATCCGTGTGAAGCTCGATATCAAATTGTGGGTCAAATATAGTGAGACAGGTTCATTAgttaaaatagatattactTGTTGCCGGATTTGCTCATGCTCCAATTCCCACACAAATGGTTTGCTCTTTGAAGTTAAAGCGTAAAGGGGTTTGAGCAGTTGTGAAAACTTTGgtacaaattggcgaaaataCGAGGCGAGTCCGATAAATTGTCTCAACTGAGTGATGGACCGCGGAAGTGGCAGATTAACAAGGGCTTGAATTTTTCTAGGGTTTGGTCGAATCTCACCTTCTCTAACTTCAAAACCCAAATACTCTACACAAGACTTaagaaacgagcatttttcaatattaaaagaaaatcctGCTTGAGTGAGTGTTTGCAATACTACTCGTAGCCTATCAAGCGCCTCTTCCTTTGTATGTGCAACTATCATTACGTCATCCATGTAGACAATTGCGTATGAGTGGGTAAGATCACCTAAGGCACGATTAATGGCTCTTTGGAACACATCAGGGGCATTTTTGAGTCCGAATGGCATAGTTAAATATTCGAATTGGCCTTCTGGGGTAACGAACGCCGTCCGCTCAATTGAATTCGGGTGAATTGGGATCTGGTGAAACCCGCTTGCCATGTCTATACAACTGAAAAACCTGGCACCACTCAGCCTAGCGATCTGATCTGAAATAAGCGGCAATGGGTATTTCTCCGAGACTGTATTTGCATTAAGCTCCCTATAATCCACACAGAGGCGGTCTGTACCATTTTTCTTTCGAACAAGCAACATAGGGCTCGCAAAGGGGGAATAACTAGGTCTTATAATGTTTGATTCTAACAGCTGTTGAATTAGATGCCGAACTTTTGCCTTTTCGTCTACACTTAACCTATACGGGCGTCTTTGAACCGTCTTATTTTGGTCGATCAAGCGAATTTCTAGCTGTCCTGTAGACACACGGCTTTGTGGAATTCCACTAATAAATGAACCCGAATACTCTTGCAAAATTGATAACAATTGGTCTCTATCAGATCCATGCACGTCGGTGTCAACATTAGCCAAGTCAGGATTGCATTCAGAAACTTCAATGGGTAATATAGATTTTTCGTTAAACATAGTAAGGGCCTTTGATGTAATTGTCACGCCGATTCCCTGGCTCAGAATATCTCGACCAATCAGAGCGTCATACTTGATGTAATCATTTAACACTACATgaaacaatatttcaaatgaacGTTCACTAATCATAACATTTGCCAGTATCTCTAAAGTGCTACAAACAGTATTACTACCAATACCCTTTAAAATGACTACGCTGCTTATTCTAGTTCCGGATAGTCTCTGCGAGGCGGCTTCTTTGATGAGTGAGCATTCAGCTCCGGAATCGAAGCAGAATTGGAACGACTCACCAGATTGCGATACAGTTCCAACGGGCTCAAGGACAGTACAGATGTTGACTTCTTTTACGATATGGGTTTTGTTAGATGACGAACGCTCCTGACGATCAGGACACACAGTAGAAACGTGTCCATCTTTTCCGCACTTGTAGCAGGTCACAGA
This genomic stretch from Drosophila yakuba strain Tai18E2 chromosome 3R, Prin_Dyak_Tai18E2_2.1, whole genome shotgun sequence harbors:
- the LOC6537614 gene encoding transmembrane and coiled-coil domains protein 2, whose translation is MDSTPNAAAPNPNQNRDFLTLKPLRPSRGSSSNLRASRSPSASRSTEQMSRERASEAAAATQTAAATAGGATAHTAGGTGGGSAAATTTAGATTSGSGAASANTNSNSSASSSTVAAAQAAVYSGGNTVTGSLGSAGVVARGFRSHSPTHRRRSRERQRRTHGSDQGGLLAYSGLVGVNDMSDFLGPQQGGGGGGGGGGSAGTGSGLEDSRLSGNEDYYSSFVSDEFDNSKKVHRRCHERSSSVQAIDRLNTKIQCTKESIRQEQTARDDNVNEYLKLAASADKQQLQRIKAVFEKKNQKSAHNISQLQKKLDNYTKRAKDLQNHQFHTKSQHRQPREVLRDVGQGLRNVGGNIRDGITGFSGSVMSKPREFAHLIKNKFGSADNINQMSEAELQGMQSTNTDVLASERLQQVPGAGTSTGSGGGGQNNNTGTGSGTGKFNSDNGSECSSVTSESIPGGSGKSQSGASQYHIVLKTLLTELAERKAENEKLKERIERLETSQKEFNNLTATLESERYRAEGLEEQINDLTELHQNEIENLKQTIADMEEKVQYQSDERLRDVNEVLENCQTRISKMEHMSQQQYVTVEGIDNSNARALVVKLINVVLTILQVVLLLVATAAGIIMPFLKTRVRVLTTFLSICFVIFVIRQWPDVQDIGSGLVRHLKQSLVVK
- the LOC6537613 gene encoding E3 ubiquitin-protein ligase RNF13, whose protein sequence is MSKGSGHILTLLGLCLVCYEAALVNGHVLVYRKPTSQLIEEFNDLPAQFGPHLPSNGLKVYVVPARRPYYGCDSLDRPPHLNYPPSAKFVALVSRGGECTFERKVRVAQNASYSAVIVYNNEGDDLEQMSADNITNIRIPSVFVGHTTGKALATYFTPDVVLIINDELPFNINTQLILPFSILIGMCFIIMVIYMIYKCIREQRRLRRHRLPKSMLKKLPVLRYTKNNANKYDTCVICLEDFIEDDKLRVLPCSHPYHTHCIDPWLTENRRVCPICKRKVFTKGEARASRSRQPSLDNVTDTDDDTTPLLQQQQSNGRQMGHVSSATSAAGTAAGSSSSVAAAGVAGTTRHGTFRRGDAGRNPFEESQSSDDENALLDSTVHPATSSGAHERINPFDRAPNLPAHLAEQFTERRHSVWSRINFGSLFRRQPAVISVAAPPYLERVESGTSAMGLPVTGTIAVASPASNNILNPNLSGSFKDEDDMPPHRSIYEPIAISTPANDSAAVDDSAFLQTPTQGGIGVAALPHSASDRQFLI